In Vagococcus hydrophili, one DNA window encodes the following:
- a CDS encoding GNAT family N-acetyltransferase, producing the protein MLYYVRKAEISDLEDILNVVQNGRETLAKNNVPQWRNDEGPNKEVLTEDLRIGEGYVLIEVDQIVGYGTITTGEQDGYADITDASWLGGVDYVSIHRFVITTSIKQKGMSQFFLGHLISFSKMLGHSDLRVDTHPLNLGMQKVIDRSGFSYQGNIVLPCPDGERKAYQLILN; encoded by the coding sequence ATGTTATATTATGTTAGAAAAGCCGAAATAAGTGATTTAGAAGATATATTAAATGTTGTACAAAATGGGAGAGAAACACTTGCTAAGAATAATGTTCCCCAGTGGCGCAATGATGAAGGTCCAAATAAAGAAGTTCTTACAGAAGATCTTCGAATTGGTGAAGGATATGTTTTAATCGAAGTTGATCAAATTGTAGGTTATGGAACCATTACTACAGGTGAGCAAGATGGCTATGCTGATATAACAGATGCTTCATGGCTTGGTGGCGTTGATTATGTTTCTATTCATCGGTTTGTTATCACCACATCAATCAAGCAAAAGGGAATGTCCCAATTCTTTTTAGGGCATTTGATCTCTTTTTCAAAAATGCTAGGACATTCAGATTTAAGAGTGGATACTCATCCCTTAAATTTAGGGATGCAAAAAGTAATTGATCGATCTGGTTTTTCTTATCAAGGAAACATTGTTTTACCTTGTCCAGATGGTGAGAGAAAAGCTTACCAGTTGATTTTAAATTAA
- a CDS encoding MFS transporter — protein sequence MNEKLKNNYWKQIVIVLTFGWIVVWLNRTALTPIYPQLSDFFGGVGDAKIGAISSFYFLGYVLMQIPSGILVDKYGKKTVLIPGFLLFAVGTLILASSKSLEMMYVGNVLAGIGSGTFYGVAFSLTNEYVPLKYRSVATAVVNCGTAIGSGIGMIASSYFVSQLGLPWQYVEWTSFVTILLMTVVFFVFIKKEQPKKQEDTVISGDIEKKVTLKRLFIPKMIGAYSIYFATCYAYYLVNTWLPNFLETERGFEGATIGLASSLIFVTSVPGALIFSRIADKHVNKKVEIAVFLEIVATASLYLAVMSTNKNMLMLGLVLYGFFGKVVVEPIIISWLGEQIPRKGLATTLGVFNFLGMSSSVIAPSLTGVISDATGSKINAFYIAIVILIIGTTIFFVTNKSKEKTVIS from the coding sequence GTGAATGAGAAACTAAAGAATAATTATTGGAAACAAATAGTCATCGTTTTAACTTTTGGATGGATTGTTGTTTGGTTAAATCGAACGGCGTTAACACCTATTTATCCACAATTAAGTGACTTTTTTGGTGGAGTAGGTGATGCAAAAATAGGAGCTATTTCAAGTTTTTACTTCTTGGGCTATGTATTAATGCAAATTCCTTCGGGGATTTTAGTTGATAAGTATGGAAAGAAAACAGTATTAATTCCTGGCTTTTTATTGTTTGCAGTTGGGACATTAATTTTAGCATCTTCTAAAAGTTTGGAAATGATGTATGTAGGAAATGTTTTAGCAGGAATAGGTAGCGGTACTTTTTATGGTGTTGCTTTTTCTTTAACTAATGAATATGTACCTCTTAAATATCGAAGTGTTGCAACAGCTGTTGTAAATTGTGGAACAGCAATAGGTAGTGGTATTGGTATGATAGCCTCCAGTTATTTTGTATCTCAATTGGGACTTCCTTGGCAATATGTAGAGTGGACGTCATTTGTTACAATTTTATTGATGACAGTTGTATTTTTTGTTTTTATTAAAAAAGAGCAACCTAAAAAACAAGAGGATACTGTAATTAGTGGAGATATAGAAAAGAAAGTAACACTGAAAAGGTTATTTATACCCAAAATGATAGGAGCTTATTCAATCTATTTTGCTACTTGTTATGCTTATTATTTAGTGAATACATGGTTACCTAATTTTTTGGAAACAGAAAGAGGTTTTGAAGGAGCGACGATTGGTTTGGCTTCCTCATTGATTTTTGTTACTTCAGTACCAGGTGCCTTAATATTTAGTCGAATAGCAGATAAACATGTTAATAAAAAGGTTGAAATTGCTGTATTTCTTGAAATTGTAGCGACAGCATCCTTGTATTTAGCTGTTATGTCTACTAATAAAAATATGTTGATGCTAGGCTTAGTATTATATGGTTTTTTTGGGAAAGTAGTGGTAGAGCCGATTATTATTTCTTGGTTAGGAGAGCAAATACCAAGAAAAGGTTTAGCAACAACACTGGGAGTATTTAATTTTTTAGGCATGAGCTCTTCAGTGATTGCACCCTCTTTGACAGGTGTAATTTCAGATGCAACTGGTTCTAAAATTAATGCCTTCTATATAGCGATTGTCATTCTAATTATTGGAACAACGATCTTTTTTGTAACGAATAAATCAAAAGAAAAAACTGTAATTAGTTAA
- the allC gene encoding allantoate deiminase, translating into MTDLYKEIEKHVNWLSSIGLDPKGGTTRLLYDLAWIEAQNSLKNKFEETGLSASFDSVGNLFGKLEGSKYPKETIMTGSHVDTVVNGGALDGQFGIIASYLAIKMLKEQYGQPLRNLEVVAMAEEEGSRFPYAFWGSKNIFGLADKNDVLYAEDTKGILFKDAMNQAGFNFRDENEKIREDIKAFVEIHIEQGNVLEKTGKQVAVVNSIVGQKRYDITLKGQANHAGTTPMGFRHDTVYGMSKMISESIDQAKELGDPLVLTFGHIDVKPNTVNVVPGETFFTMDCRHTDGQVLGDFTKEMESLFRKIAKDLELEIDIDNWMDEKPVPMSEKIVKILEEACQEKSLNYTTMHSGAGHDSQIFAPQVPTAMLFVPSVGGISHNPAEATKTEDLVEGIKALIASLYKLAYEE; encoded by the coding sequence TTGACAGATTTGTACAAAGAGATAGAAAAACATGTGAATTGGTTATCTTCTATCGGACTGGATCCAAAAGGTGGAACAACAAGATTGTTGTATGATTTAGCTTGGATTGAAGCTCAAAACAGCTTGAAAAATAAATTTGAGGAAACAGGATTATCCGCTTCATTTGATAGTGTAGGGAATTTATTTGGTAAATTAGAAGGATCTAAATACCCTAAAGAAACTATTATGACAGGATCTCATGTTGACACTGTTGTAAATGGTGGGGCGTTAGATGGTCAATTTGGTATAATAGCCTCTTATTTAGCTATTAAAATGTTAAAAGAGCAGTATGGTCAACCACTTAGAAACTTAGAAGTAGTTGCTATGGCAGAAGAAGAAGGCAGTCGATTCCCTTACGCATTTTGGGGTAGTAAAAACATATTCGGTTTAGCAGATAAAAATGATGTTCTTTATGCAGAAGACACAAAAGGAATTTTATTTAAAGATGCGATGAATCAAGCTGGGTTTAATTTTAGAGATGAAAATGAAAAAATTAGAGAAGATATCAAAGCGTTTGTTGAAATTCATATTGAACAAGGTAATGTCCTTGAAAAAACTGGAAAACAGGTCGCTGTGGTTAATAGTATTGTTGGACAAAAAAGGTATGATATCACGCTGAAAGGTCAAGCAAATCATGCAGGGACAACACCAATGGGCTTCAGACATGATACGGTTTATGGAATGAGTAAAATGATTTCTGAAAGTATTGATCAAGCGAAAGAACTGGGCGATCCCTTAGTTTTAACGTTTGGACATATTGATGTGAAACCCAATACAGTAAACGTTGTGCCGGGAGAAACGTTCTTTACCATGGATTGTCGTCATACAGATGGCCAGGTACTTGGTGATTTTACAAAGGAAATGGAAAGTTTATTTAGAAAAATAGCAAAGGATTTAGAACTGGAAATAGATATTGATAATTGGATGGATGAAAAGCCAGTACCAATGTCTGAAAAAATAGTAAAAATATTAGAAGAAGCTTGTCAGGAAAAAAGCTTGAATTATACAACGATGCACAGTGGTGCTGGTCACGACTCGCAAATATTTGCACCACAAGTACCAACAGCGATGTTATTTGTACCAAGTGTTGGGGGTATTAGTCATAATCCAGCAGAAGCAACAAAAACAGAAGATTTAGTTGAAGGGATTAAAGCGTTAATAGCTTCACTATATAAATTGGCTTACGAAGAATAG
- the yjeM gene encoding glutamate/gamma-aminobutyrate family transporter YjeM, whose amino-acid sequence MIFTSVFGFTNIIRAYYLMGYGSIIWYILAAVTFFLPFAFMLSEFGAAFKDSKGGIYSWMAESVNPKYAFVGTFMWYASYIVWMVNVGTGIWIPLSNGIFGVDKTQTMSFFGLNGVQSLGLLGIAWILLITFVSSKGLDKIKKVTSIGGTAVALINVVLILGGLLILGLNKGQMAEPLTAAAFTHSPNADYTSLISVFSFLVFAIFAYGGLEVVGGLVDETENAEVTFPKGVTISAIIIAVGYAVGIFIMGAFTNWTFAFTQFSKADITLGNVAYVAMNNMGYQLGLALNLSDATAVTIGMWVSRYMGLSMFLALTGAFFTLIFSPLKQLIEGTPKEVWPKSFSKRENGMPIVAMWVQAAIVIGIIFLVSFGGEGATEFFKILVAMTNVSMTVPYMFLALAFLGFKKKENIHKPFEIYKSKSFYKIAVFSVTFVVGFANVFTIINPAMNGNLKETIFSIMGPIFFGLLAYFMYSRYEKKNNIK is encoded by the coding sequence ATGATCTTTACATCAGTATTCGGTTTTACCAACATTATTAGAGCCTATTACTTAATGGGTTATGGCTCAATCATTTGGTACATTCTTGCAGCAGTAACATTCTTCTTACCATTTGCGTTTATGCTATCAGAATTTGGGGCAGCGTTCAAAGATAGTAAGGGTGGTATCTACTCTTGGATGGCTGAATCAGTCAATCCTAAGTATGCTTTTGTTGGAACATTCATGTGGTATGCTTCATATATCGTATGGATGGTAAACGTTGGTACAGGGATTTGGATTCCTTTATCAAACGGGATTTTTGGTGTTGATAAGACACAAACAATGAGCTTTTTTGGATTAAACGGTGTACAAAGTTTAGGACTTTTAGGAATTGCTTGGATTCTTTTAATCACCTTCGTTTCATCTAAAGGTTTAGACAAAATTAAAAAAGTAACATCAATCGGTGGGACAGCAGTTGCCTTAATTAATGTGGTCTTAATTTTAGGTGGTCTATTAATTTTAGGCCTTAACAAAGGTCAAATGGCTGAACCATTAACAGCGGCAGCCTTCACTCATTCACCAAATGCAGATTATACATCACTTATCTCGGTATTTAGTTTCTTAGTATTTGCTATTTTTGCTTACGGTGGTTTAGAAGTTGTGGGTGGCTTAGTGGATGAAACAGAAAATGCCGAAGTAACTTTCCCTAAAGGTGTAACTATTTCAGCAATTATTATCGCAGTTGGTTACGCTGTGGGTATCTTTATTATGGGGGCATTTACTAACTGGACATTTGCTTTCACTCAGTTTTCAAAAGCAGATATCACATTAGGTAACGTGGCGTATGTTGCCATGAACAACATGGGATATCAATTAGGGTTAGCCCTTAATTTATCAGATGCTACTGCTGTAACAATAGGAATGTGGGTTTCTCGTTATATGGGTCTTTCTATGTTCTTAGCTTTAACTGGTGCATTCTTTACCTTAATCTTCTCACCATTAAAACAATTGATTGAAGGAACACCAAAAGAAGTTTGGCCTAAATCTTTCAGCAAAAGAGAAAATGGTATGCCAATTGTTGCAATGTGGGTACAAGCAGCTATCGTTATTGGAATTATCTTTTTAGTTTCATTTGGTGGTGAAGGTGCAACTGAGTTCTTCAAAATTTTAGTAGCTATGACTAACGTATCAATGACCGTTCCTTATATGTTCTTAGCTTTAGCTTTCTTAGGATTTAAGAAAAAAGAAAATATTCATAAACCATTTGAGATATATAAATCAAAATCGTTCTACAAAATTGCTGTATTTAGTGTAACTTTCGTGGTTGGTTTTGCTAATGTCTTTACAATTATCAACCCAGCGATGAATGGAAACTTGAAAGAAACAATCTTCTCAATCATGGGTCCAATCTTCTTTGGTCTATTAGCATATTTCATGTATAGTAGATATGAAAAGAAAAATAATATCAAATAA
- a CDS encoding aminopeptidase, translated as MENFNHYLDKYAELIVKTGVNVSGNHSVILEISVTQAPLARLITKKAYAMGAKEVIVRWNDDEILKETVAHKEAVALETVTDYQLAEVQDWVDKKASRISVVSANPDALSGVPSERVGLYQKFDRKLLFNLRQAGQSNKISWTVVAAGGVEWAKKVFPELATEEEQVDALWDAIFKATKVYADSPVQAWQEHEALLREKADMLNKEQFTKLHYTAPGTDLTVGLPKNHVWDSARSINASGEEFMANMPTEEVFTAPDCRVADGYVTSTKPLSYGGTTLIDMVFHFANGEIVKATAKEGEDVLNHLINMDPGSKRLGEVALVPDPSPISQSGITFYNTLFDENASNHLAIGNGYAFNIKDGVEMDEKQLEEIGLNRSQNHVDFMIGSDKMNVDGIKEDGTIIPIFRNGNWA; from the coding sequence ATGGAAAATTTTAATCATTACTTAGACAAATATGCTGAATTAATTGTTAAAACCGGTGTGAATGTTAGTGGCAATCACAGCGTTATTTTAGAAATCTCAGTGACACAAGCACCACTTGCTCGTTTGATTACTAAAAAAGCTTATGCAATGGGCGCTAAAGAAGTAATAGTTCGATGGAATGATGATGAAATCTTAAAAGAAACAGTGGCTCATAAAGAAGCTGTTGCCTTAGAAACAGTTACTGACTATCAGTTAGCAGAAGTGCAAGACTGGGTAGACAAAAAAGCATCAAGAATCAGTGTTGTTTCAGCTAATCCAGATGCGCTTTCAGGTGTACCAAGTGAACGTGTTGGTTTGTATCAAAAATTTGACCGCAAATTATTGTTTAATTTAAGACAAGCAGGTCAATCAAATAAAATTAGCTGGACAGTGGTTGCTGCTGGTGGGGTTGAATGGGCGAAAAAAGTCTTCCCAGAATTAGCAACAGAAGAAGAACAAGTGGATGCTTTATGGGATGCAATCTTTAAAGCCACAAAAGTGTATGCTGATTCACCAGTTCAAGCTTGGCAAGAACATGAAGCCTTACTTAGAGAAAAAGCAGATATGTTAAATAAGGAGCAATTTACAAAACTTCACTACACTGCTCCGGGAACTGATTTAACCGTAGGATTGCCTAAAAATCATGTTTGGGACAGCGCTAGAAGTATTAACGCGTCAGGTGAAGAATTCATGGCAAATATGCCAACAGAAGAAGTCTTCACAGCTCCTGATTGCCGCGTGGCTGATGGTTATGTGACAAGTACAAAACCATTAAGTTATGGTGGAACAACGTTAATCGATATGGTATTCCATTTTGCAAACGGCGAAATTGTTAAAGCAACAGCTAAAGAAGGGGAAGACGTTCTAAATCATTTAATCAATATGGACCCAGGTTCTAAGCGATTAGGTGAAGTAGCACTTGTTCCGGATCCTTCACCAATTTCTCAATCAGGTATTACATTCTACAATACTTTATTTGATGAAAATGCTTCTAACCACTTAGCTATTGGTAATGGTTATGCCTTCAACATTAAAGATGGTGTTGAGATGGATGAAAAACAATTAGAAGAAATCGGCTTGAATAGAAGTCAAAACCATGTGGATTTCATGATTGGTTCTGACAAAATGAACGTTGATGGAATCAAAGAAGACGGCACAATCATTCCTATTTTTAGAAATGGTAACTGGGCTTAA
- the allB gene encoding allantoinase AllB has product MSFDLLIKNGLVILNEGEVTTEVAVTDGKIVAIGENLGESKEVIDAKGLIVSPGMVDAHVHITDPGGGFRDFWEGYVTGTRSCAKGGVTSFMEMPLNQVPATVNKESLEIKFAAGEGKLMSDVGSFGGLVPYNLDGGIQELNDGGVAAYKAFMATCGDRTIEGDFMNVDDYSLYEGMKQIAKTGKVLAIHAENAGITDKLGEIAYQNGETTLKAYVETRPVFTEVEPIRRAILLAKETGCRIHICHVACPEGVDEVTKARQEGVDVTCETCTHYLYFETNELDSIGPIVKCSPPIRDKAVQNGLWEKVMTGEISFVTSDHSPCTPDLKDKENAFEAWGGIPGVQNNVDVLFDEGVQKRGMSLKKFAEMIATNPAERFGLNSKGSISIGKDADFVFISPNDSYVLKAEDLEYLNKISPYIGREIGAQVVKTVLRGQTIYSKETGVSEDAVGVFIKK; this is encoded by the coding sequence ATGAGTTTTGATTTATTGATAAAAAATGGTTTAGTTATTCTTAATGAGGGTGAAGTTACTACTGAAGTCGCGGTAACAGATGGTAAAATTGTAGCAATTGGAGAAAATTTAGGTGAATCTAAAGAAGTGATAGATGCGAAAGGGTTAATCGTTAGTCCAGGTATGGTAGATGCTCATGTTCATATTACTGATCCAGGAGGTGGATTCCGTGATTTCTGGGAAGGTTATGTGACAGGAACGAGATCTTGTGCTAAAGGTGGTGTAACTTCGTTTATGGAGATGCCGTTAAATCAGGTACCAGCAACAGTGAATAAAGAATCACTAGAAATTAAGTTCGCTGCGGGCGAAGGTAAGTTAATGTCAGATGTGGGATCATTTGGTGGTTTGGTGCCATATAATTTAGATGGTGGGATTCAAGAATTAAATGACGGAGGTGTTGCAGCGTATAAGGCCTTTATGGCAACTTGTGGGGATCGGACGATTGAAGGCGACTTTATGAATGTGGATGATTATTCACTTTATGAAGGAATGAAACAAATTGCTAAAACGGGTAAAGTTCTCGCGATTCACGCTGAAAATGCAGGAATCACAGATAAACTAGGTGAAATAGCCTATCAAAATGGTGAAACAACGTTAAAAGCATATGTTGAAACAAGACCAGTTTTTACAGAAGTCGAACCAATACGCCGAGCTATTCTGTTAGCTAAAGAAACGGGTTGTCGCATTCATATTTGTCATGTGGCTTGTCCAGAAGGTGTGGATGAAGTGACAAAAGCTCGTCAAGAAGGTGTGGATGTTACGTGTGAGACATGTACACATTACCTATATTTTGAAACTAACGAGTTAGATAGTATTGGACCGATTGTTAAATGTTCACCACCAATTAGAGATAAAGCAGTTCAAAATGGTTTGTGGGAAAAAGTAATGACAGGTGAAATTTCATTTGTGACATCTGACCATTCTCCTTGTACACCAGATTTAAAGGATAAAGAAAATGCTTTTGAAGCTTGGGGAGGCATTCCAGGGGTTCAAAATAATGTGGATGTATTATTTGATGAAGGTGTCCAAAAACGTGGTATGTCATTAAAAAAATTCGCTGAGATGATTGCAACGAATCCAGCTGAAAGATTTGGCTTAAACTCAAAAGGAAGTATCTCTATTGGAAAAGATGCAGATTTTGTATTCATTTCGCCTAATGACTCTTATGTGTTAAAAGCAGAGGATCTAGAATATTTAAATAAAATTAGTCCTTATATTGGTCGTGAAATTGGAGCGCAAGTTGTTAAGACTGTTTTAAGAGGTCAAACAATCTATTCTAAAGAAACAGGTGTTTCTGAAGATGCCGTTGGTGTGTTCATAAAAAAATAA
- a CDS encoding FusB/FusC family EF-G-binding protein, whose translation MLQPYEYNYIKGQISHLINVYKTVNDKSVILTIQETVTQNISPFLEEAFLAEIQPIYLDKTLTNAKAVSLFETIEAQILPFKEVSDKQIEKVFRKVKKIKYPKWDSINLKAINYLAWDDIGTQRKYITFYHEERLTGCYGVMSTDVIKNVCAICHKIDNVAMFLTTTRVAGDGTYTKKGNYICKDSQKCNQQMEDLDHLHDFYHTVTK comes from the coding sequence ATGCTACAACCATATGAATATAACTATATTAAAGGACAAATCAGCCATCTGATTAATGTTTATAAAACAGTAAATGATAAAAGCGTCATTTTGACTATTCAAGAAACGGTGACTCAAAATATATCACCCTTCTTAGAGGAAGCTTTTTTGGCAGAAATTCAACCTATCTATCTAGATAAAACGTTAACTAACGCTAAAGCTGTTTCTCTATTTGAAACAATTGAAGCACAGATTTTACCTTTTAAGGAAGTTTCTGATAAGCAAATCGAGAAAGTCTTTCGAAAAGTTAAAAAAATCAAATATCCTAAATGGGATAGTATTAATTTAAAAGCAATAAATTACCTTGCTTGGGACGATATAGGCACCCAAAGAAAATATATTACCTTTTACCATGAGGAGCGTCTAACTGGTTGTTACGGTGTTATGTCCACAGACGTGATCAAAAACGTGTGTGCCATTTGCCATAAAATAGATAATGTTGCTATGTTTTTAACCACAACCCGAGTCGCTGGTGATGGTACTTATACTAAAAAAGGAAATTATATTTGTAAAGACAGCCAAAAATGTAACCAACAAATGGAAGACTTAGATCATTTACATGATTTCTACCACACAGTTACTAAATAG
- a CDS encoding GNAT family N-acetyltransferase, which yields MIRQTHSKDYETISKLTIAAFKTTEFGYQGEAELIEKIRNEKDYDTAYELVALTDEKILGHGLLSRCYIEDDSTQLAGLSLAPLSVDPDYQKQGIGSKLMLSLEKAASENGEPFIVILGHPEYYSKFGYTPASNFNVKAPFDVPDEFFMIKELQKDSLNNVYGTVKYSKAFE from the coding sequence TTGATCCGCCAAACACATTCTAAAGATTATGAAACTATTTCAAAATTGACCATTGCAGCCTTTAAGACCACTGAATTTGGTTACCAAGGCGAAGCAGAATTAATCGAAAAGATTAGAAATGAAAAAGATTACGATACTGCTTATGAGCTTGTCGCACTAACAGATGAAAAAATCCTTGGACACGGACTATTAAGCCGTTGTTATATCGAGGATGACTCGACTCAACTAGCTGGACTCTCCTTAGCACCTTTGTCAGTGGATCCAGACTATCAAAAACAAGGGATTGGTTCAAAATTAATGCTATCCCTTGAAAAAGCAGCTAGCGAAAATGGTGAACCATTTATCGTTATTCTTGGACATCCTGAATACTATTCAAAATTCGGCTACACCCCAGCAAGCAACTTCAATGTCAAAGCACCGTTTGACGTTCCAGATGAATTCTTTATGATAAAAGAATTACAGAAAGACAGTCTGAATAATGTTTACGGTACAGTAAAGTATTCAAAAGCGTTTGAATAG
- the allW gene encoding allantoin permease: protein MSNKDISVTREQVDLIRERGYNEDLLPKTEDKRNMSAKNYFTLWMGSIHNIPNYTAVGGFLFLGLSPINIMIALIISGLAVSALMVLNGKAGSKYGIPFSMHLRSVYGDVGAKLPGFLRGGVAAIAWFGLQNYTASLALLILIGKLWPGFLVLGGDFNFFGISLPGLIAFTIFWAINLLIGLGGGAALNKFTAILNPLIYVVFIGMTIWAINVGGGIGNILNFTPTGNQVQNHSPILVYFMIINSVLAVWAGPGSSVSDFTQNAKSTKDQRIGQTASMLVGYAIFAFSSISILIGGSIHYGVQEWNVLNIVDKWDNLPAMLLAIIVLLMTTISTNATGNIVPAAYQLSALFPKKINYRKGVIIAAVISYIIMPWKLMENSDSIFAFLNMIGAVLGPVAGVMLAQYFFILKEEIDLNELYMDPIKDNKDNQYKGINKEAYIATIIALIVSMLGQFIPSLSIISSLSFIVGAGLSFIIYLGLKKLK, encoded by the coding sequence ATGTCGAACAAAGATATATCGGTAACGAGGGAACAAGTAGATTTGATCCGAGAGAGAGGATATAATGAAGATTTATTACCAAAAACTGAAGATAAAAGGAATATGAGTGCTAAGAATTACTTTACTTTATGGATGGGCTCTATTCATAATATCCCTAATTATACTGCAGTAGGAGGTTTTCTATTTTTAGGCCTTTCACCGATTAATATAATGATTGCTTTAATAATTAGTGGACTAGCCGTTTCAGCATTAATGGTTTTAAATGGTAAGGCCGGTTCTAAATATGGAATTCCTTTCTCAATGCACTTAAGATCAGTTTACGGAGATGTTGGTGCAAAATTACCTGGATTCCTAAGGGGTGGAGTGGCAGCAATTGCTTGGTTTGGGTTACAGAATTATACAGCATCATTAGCATTGCTCATTTTAATAGGAAAATTATGGCCTGGATTTTTAGTGCTTGGTGGTGACTTTAATTTTTTTGGTATTAGTTTACCTGGTTTAATTGCTTTCACTATTTTTTGGGCAATAAATCTCTTAATAGGATTAGGTGGCGGAGCAGCGTTAAATAAATTCACAGCAATTTTAAATCCTTTGATTTACGTTGTTTTTATAGGAATGACCATTTGGGCAATTAACGTGGGTGGAGGAATTGGAAATATTTTAAATTTTACACCAACGGGAAATCAAGTTCAAAACCATTCTCCAATTCTAGTTTATTTTATGATTATTAATTCTGTTCTAGCAGTTTGGGCAGGACCAGGTTCTAGTGTATCTGATTTTACTCAAAATGCAAAATCAACAAAAGATCAAAGAATTGGTCAAACAGCAAGCATGTTAGTGGGGTATGCAATTTTCGCTTTTTCAAGTATTTCAATTTTGATTGGTGGCTCTATTCATTATGGTGTACAAGAGTGGAATGTGTTAAATATTGTAGATAAATGGGATAATTTACCAGCAATGTTATTAGCGATTATTGTTTTATTAATGACAACGATTTCAACCAATGCAACAGGTAATATAGTACCAGCAGCCTATCAATTATCAGCTCTTTTTCCAAAGAAAATTAACTATCGTAAAGGTGTTATTATTGCGGCAGTAATAAGTTATATTATTATGCCTTGGAAGTTAATGGAAAATTCGGATAGTATTTTTGCTTTCTTAAATATGATCGGGGCAGTATTAGGACCTGTGGCAGGTGTTATGTTAGCTCAATATTTCTTTATCCTTAAAGAGGAAATAGATTTAAATGAACTTTATATGGATCCAATCAAAGATAATAAAGACAATCAATACAAAGGAATTAATAAAGAAGCGTACATAGCAACTATCATTGCATTAATTGTTTCAATGTTAGGACAATTTATACCGAGTTTAAGTATTATTTCTAGCCTGTCATTTATTGTTGGGGCTGGCTTATCATTTATCATATATTTAGGATTAAAAAAATTAAAATAA
- a CDS encoding DsbA family oxidoreductase, with amino-acid sequence MKIEFFHDVICSFCFPMSYRMRQIKERYPNVEIIHRSFALAWESKDLAQQFGTRDNAKIEILKHWEHANENDDLHRFNISGMKDTPFQFPTSKPGLLAAAVAKEIAGDEAYWNVFDKLQEKLFVENKNIEDPEVIKEIIQKEGIDIATFEELFNSEKTIEAINNDLKLAQNYNIHGAPFLVINGKYGINGAQSLEVIQETIEKIAEQDHEPLILVENGSTCSLDANGTWVCE; translated from the coding sequence ATGAAAATTGAATTTTTTCATGATGTCATTTGTAGCTTTTGTTTTCCCATGTCTTACCGTATGCGTCAGATTAAGGAAAGATATCCTAACGTTGAAATCATCCACCGCTCCTTTGCTTTAGCATGGGAAAGTAAGGATTTGGCTCAACAATTTGGAACAAGAGACAATGCCAAAATTGAAATACTGAAACACTGGGAACATGCCAACGAAAACGACGACTTACATCGTTTTAATATATCAGGAATGAAAGATACTCCTTTCCAATTTCCAACATCTAAACCAGGACTTTTGGCTGCGGCTGTGGCTAAAGAAATCGCTGGAGATGAGGCTTACTGGAATGTCTTTGATAAGCTTCAAGAAAAATTATTTGTAGAAAATAAAAATATAGAAGATCCTGAGGTTATTAAAGAAATTATCCAAAAAGAAGGAATTGATATAGCGACCTTTGAAGAGCTTTTCAATTCTGAAAAAACGATTGAAGCCATTAATAATGACCTTAAATTAGCCCAAAACTATAATATTCACGGCGCTCCTTTTCTTGTCATTAATGGAAAATACGGTATTAATGGTGCCCAATCTCTTGAAGTTATTCAAGAAACGATTGAAAAAATTGCCGAACAAGATCATGAACCTTTGATACTTGTAGAAAATGGTAGCACTTGCTCCCTTGATGCAAATGGAACCTGGGTCTGCGAATAA